In one window of Chanodichthys erythropterus isolate Z2021 chromosome 23, ASM2448905v1, whole genome shotgun sequence DNA:
- the thtpa gene encoding thiamine-triphosphatase isoform X2, whose protein sequence is MTVEVERKFVCNAEIMGKLQDIGDFILTLRDFWLRCREGLWELKCPAVSGLTPDNETQTLCTRYREITNFPLIQSEVSRIISEHTAEGSESNSSQREQTDKVAENEDTEISSADDTKWLTDLNLICFAEFKTERCSYMLEREGAVRVDLDQADFGYCVGEIEVLVPEGGDMNAALQRITSTAAELGLSCEKRVEGKMHVYLQKYRPDHYAKLLNAHIL, encoded by the exons ATGACTGTAGAGGTGGAAAGAAAATTTGTTTGTAATGCAGAAATTATGGGGAAACTACAGGATATTGGAG ATTTCATCCTAACATTAAGAGATTTCTGGCTGAGATGCCGAGAGGGATTGTGGGAATTGAAATGCCCTGCAGTTTCAGGACTTACACCTGACAATGAAACTCAGACCCTTTGCACACGATACAGGGAGATAACCAATTTCCCTCTGATTCAATCAGAAGTCAGCAGGATTATCAGTGAACACACTGCTGAAGGGAGTGAATCAAATTCCTCACAAAGGGAACAAACTGACAAAGTGGCAGAAAACGAGGACACAGAGATCTCTTCAGCAGATGACACAAAGTGGCTGACTGACCTCAATCTCATCTGTTTTGCTGAGTTCAAGACCGAGCGCTGCTCATACATGCTAGAGAGAGAAGGTGCAGTGCGGGTGGATCTGGACCAGGCTGATTTCGGATATTGTGTGGGAGAGATTGAGGTTCTGGTGCCTGAAGGAGGTGACATGAATGCAGCTCTGCAGAGGATTACAAGCACTGCTGCAGAACTGG gtttaagCTGTGAGAAGAGAGTAGAGGGGAAAATGCATGTTTACCTTCAAAAATATCGACCAGACCACTATGCCAAACTTCTTAATGCTCATATTTTATGA
- the thtpa gene encoding thiamine-triphosphatase isoform X1, which produces MTVEVERKFVCNAEIMGKLQDIGAECIGQRQFQDQYFDSPDFILTLRDFWLRCREGLWELKCPAVSGLTPDNETQTLCTRYREITNFPLIQSEVSRIISEHTAEGSESNSSQREQTDKVAENEDTEISSADDTKWLTDLNLICFAEFKTERCSYMLEREGAVRVDLDQADFGYCVGEIEVLVPEGGDMNAALQRITSTAAELGLSCEKRVEGKMHVYLQKYRPDHYAKLLNAHIL; this is translated from the exons ATGACTGTAGAGGTGGAAAGAAAATTTGTTTGTAATGCAGAAATTATGGGGAAACTACAGGATATTGGAG CTGAATGCATCGGTCAGCGGCAGTTTCAAGACCAGTACTTTGACTCTCCAGATTTCATCCTAACATTAAGAGATTTCTGGCTGAGATGCCGAGAGGGATTGTGGGAATTGAAATGCCCTGCAGTTTCAGGACTTACACCTGACAATGAAACTCAGACCCTTTGCACACGATACAGGGAGATAACCAATTTCCCTCTGATTCAATCAGAAGTCAGCAGGATTATCAGTGAACACACTGCTGAAGGGAGTGAATCAAATTCCTCACAAAGGGAACAAACTGACAAAGTGGCAGAAAACGAGGACACAGAGATCTCTTCAGCAGATGACACAAAGTGGCTGACTGACCTCAATCTCATCTGTTTTGCTGAGTTCAAGACCGAGCGCTGCTCATACATGCTAGAGAGAGAAGGTGCAGTGCGGGTGGATCTGGACCAGGCTGATTTCGGATATTGTGTGGGAGAGATTGAGGTTCTGGTGCCTGAAGGAGGTGACATGAATGCAGCTCTGCAGAGGATTACAAGCACTGCTGCAGAACTGG gtttaagCTGTGAGAAGAGAGTAGAGGGGAAAATGCATGTTTACCTTCAAAAATATCGACCAGACCACTATGCCAAACTTCTTAATGCTCATATTTTATGA
- the thtpa gene encoding thiamine-triphosphatase isoform X3 translates to MTVEVERKFVCNAEIMGKLQDIGEVSRIISEHTAEGSESNSSQREQTDKVAENEDTEISSADDTKWLTDLNLICFAEFKTERCSYMLEREGAVRVDLDQADFGYCVGEIEVLVPEGGDMNAALQRITSTAAELGLSCEKRVEGKMHVYLQKYRPDHYAKLLNAHIL, encoded by the exons ATGACTGTAGAGGTGGAAAGAAAATTTGTTTGTAATGCAGAAATTATGGGGAAACTACAGGATATTGGAG AAGTCAGCAGGATTATCAGTGAACACACTGCTGAAGGGAGTGAATCAAATTCCTCACAAAGGGAACAAACTGACAAAGTGGCAGAAAACGAGGACACAGAGATCTCTTCAGCAGATGACACAAAGTGGCTGACTGACCTCAATCTCATCTGTTTTGCTGAGTTCAAGACCGAGCGCTGCTCATACATGCTAGAGAGAGAAGGTGCAGTGCGGGTGGATCTGGACCAGGCTGATTTCGGATATTGTGTGGGAGAGATTGAGGTTCTGGTGCCTGAAGGAGGTGACATGAATGCAGCTCTGCAGAGGATTACAAGCACTGCTGCAGAACTGG gtttaagCTGTGAGAAGAGAGTAGAGGGGAAAATGCATGTTTACCTTCAAAAATATCGACCAGACCACTATGCCAAACTTCTTAATGCTCATATTTTATGA